The DNA segment TTTACACCGAAGCCGCCGAATACGCCAAAACCCGCGGCATCATCATTTGCGACACCAAATTCGAGTTCGGCTTGGATGAAAACGGCACACTCACTCTGATGGACGAAGTGCTGACACCCGATTCCAGTCGTTTCTGGCCTGCCGACCAATACCAAGTCGGCACCAACCCGCCCTCTTTCGACAAACAGTTCGTGCGCGACTGGCTGGAGCAAAGCGGCTGGAACAAACAAGCCCCCGCCCCCAAAGTGCCTGCCGACGTGATCGAAAAAACGGTTGCCAAATATCAGGAAGCGTTGGATTTGCTCACGGCGGAAAAGTAAACCGTAACGGCTGCCGATAAAACGTGAGGCCGTCTGAAAAAATTTTTTCAGACGGCCTCACGTTTTTTAAACCGGCAACGGTGCGGTTACGGCTTTATCGTTTCAATCCATTGGTACCGGCCCGGCGCAAACCGCGATATTACCGCCTGAGCCTTATCCGTATTACTGGTTTTGTTTGATGATCTGCTCAAGCTGCGGCATCGGGCTGTAACCGCTTTGGGTTTTGCCGTTGGGGAACACAATCGCCGGCGTGCCGTGAAAACCGAGCTGCTCGCCCAGCGAAGTGGTTTCTTCCACCGGGTTGTCGCACACTTTCACTTGCGGCGGCATTTTGCCTTCGCGCATCCAAGCCGTCCATGCAGCCGTGCGGTTGGGCTGACACCAAATCTGTTCGGCCTTACGCGCCGCATCAGGGTGCAGGCTGGCCAGCGGCATCATAAAGCTGTAAATCGTGATGTCGTTCATTTTGGTAAATTCGCGTTCCAAACGTTTGCAGAACGGGCAATCGGGGTCGGAAAACACCGCCACTTTCAACGTGCCTTTTCCGCGCACTTCTTTGATGGCCTTATCCAAAGGCAGCGAAGCAAAATCAACCGTGCTCAAATCCGCCATGCGCTCTTCGGTAAGGTCGCGGCGTTTTTCCACGTCAAGCAGGCTGCCTTGCAGAATATACTTGGCCTTATCATCGGTATAGATAATCTGGTTGCCCGATACCACCACTTCATACAGGCCGTTAATCGGTGTTTTATTTACGCTTTGCACCTTCAGCTTTTGCGAAGCGTAAGCTTTTTCAAGGTTGGCGGTAATGGCCGAAGCGGCATTTTCCGATGCAGGCTGTGCATGTTCGGCTTTATTGGAAGGCGTCTGCCCGCAAGCGGCCAAAGGCAGCATAAACGGCAGCATCATGTATATCAGCTTTTGTTTCATAATCTTTCCGTAGTTCCGTGGGTGGCCGCTGTTTTTTCAGACGGCCTCTTTAATAACGCAAGCGGGCATTGTACCAAACTCTTGTGCCGATACCGTTAAATCATGTTTTTGCACCGAAAGAATGATTGTTTTGCACGATAAAGTGATATTTTTGCACCATAACGGCCGGGCGCGCGGTGATTTTTACCACACTTGGCGCACCGCCCGCTTCATGCCACAATGCGGCCATCTCCGAGGAGCTACGCTATGACCCCGATTCTCGCTTTCGACATTGAAACCGTGCCCGACGTAAAAGGCATACGCACGCTTTACGATATGCCCGCCGACGTGCCCGATACCGACGTTGTCATGTTTGCCCAACAAAAACGCCGCGCCCAAACCGGCAGCGACTTTATGCAGCACCACCTGCACCAAGTGGTGGCCATTTCATGCTGTATGCGCTGGGGGCAGGATAAAATCCACGTCGGCACCATAGGCGAAGTCAGCGACGACGAAGAAACCATGATCGCCAAGTTTTTCGACCTTATCGAAACCCACACGCCGCAACTGGTGAGCTGGAACGGCGGCGGTTTCGACCTGCCCGTGCTGCACTACCGCGCCCTCATCCACGGCATACCCGCCGCCCGCTATTGGGACACCGGCGAAGGCGATTTCGGCGACAGCCGCGATTTCAAATGGAACAACTACATCAGCCGCTACCACAACCGCCATTGCGACCTCATGGATCTGCTCGCCCTCTACCAGCCCCGCGCCAGCGTGCCGCTCGACGACATGGCCAAACTGTGCGGCTTTCCCGGCAAACTGGGCATGGACGGCAGCAAAGTGTGGGAAGCTTACCATTCAGGCCGTCTGAAAGACATCCGCGACTATTGCGAAACCGATGCCGCCAACACCTATTTAATGTATCTGCGCTTCCGCATGATGAGCGGCGCACTGGATGCAGACGAATACGAAATGGAAATCAAACGCCTACACAACTACTTAAAATCACAAGCCGCAGAAAAAGCGCACTGGTCGGAATTTTGCGCGGCTTGGAAATAAATCATGCCGTATGCGGATTTAATTAAACATACGGCATGAAACTTTCAAAAACGTATTAGTTTCTCATCATATTTGTTAACATCAGAACCATTTTTCACGCAAACAGTCTTAATAATGCACTGTTTACAGTGCTTATGCGTGTTGTAAGTTGTTCTGATTATTCAATAAAAATATAGGAGAAACTCGATATGTCTGATCCCAAAACATTTACCGGCACGCCCGGTAACGACATCTATTACGTCAACCACATCGACGACAAAATCATCGAACAACCCAACGGAGGCAGAGACCGCGTTTACAGCAGCGTTTCATACAGCCTGCCGAATAATGTCGAAGACCTTTTTCTTTCAGGTAACGCTCACCTACATGGTTCAGGCAACGATTCCGATAACCTGATAAACGGCAACATCGGCAATAACCGTTTAAACGGCAACGGCGGCGATGATGTCTTATACGGCAACAGCGGTAACGATACGCTTTTCGGCGGCAAGGGTAACGACACGCTTTTCGGCGGTGCGCATGACGATACCGTCAACGGCGACGAAGGCAACGATACCTTGTACGGCGGCAGCGGCAGAGACACGCTTCATGGCGGTGCAGGCAACGATGAGCTGTACGGCGGCGCGCACAGCGATACCTACGTTTTCCGTGCCGGCGATGGACACGATACCATCAGAGACTTGGAAGGCACCGACCTTGTGCGTTTCGGCCCCGGCATCAAGCCGGAGCAATTGGTGATTGAAGCCGTGACCAAAGGTGAAGGAACAACCGATTGGGTGATCAAGGTCGACCAAAATTCATCACTAACCATTCCCAGCCAATATTTTGACGACAACACAAAGCTGGCCATCGACTATTTTGTGTTTGATTCCCGTACGCTGAGTGCCAAAGATCTGGCTAATCTGGCAGGCGTTGAGCCGCCTTTCCCTGATAAAAACAAGGGCTTGACCATAAAAGGAGATGATGGCGACAATCGTCTGGCCGGTTCGGATTTAAATGACCAGATATACGGTTTGGGCGGCCAAGATACGCTGATCGGTAATGCCGGCGATGACTACTTGGACGGCGGTACCGGCGCAGACAGTTTAACGGGAGACTTGGGTAACGACACCCTGCATGGCGGCGACGGTAACGATACCCTCAGCGGCGGCCTCGGCAACGATATGCTGTATGGTGATACGGGGGACGATACTTATCTGATTGATCTAACCGAGCAAGGGAAAGACACCATTGTCGATTCATTCGGTATCAATACGGTTAAATTTACCCACATCGAAAACTCATCAGATTTTGATGATTTCGACGTGCATGTTGTCGCCAATCAATCAGGCGACGTTGACTGGGTTATTTCCAGCTATTCAACCGGTCATAGCATAACCATAAAAAACCAGATAAACAGCTCGGGCAAACCTGCTGTCGACAAGTTCATACTCGGTCAAGGCGATAAAACAGTTACTTATACCCACGAGGAATTTATCAACCGTACCGGTTTTACTCAAAAAGGTACCGATGGTGATGATGTGATTCTCGGCAGCGAAGGCAACGACTACTTCAACGGCGGCGCAGGCAACGACCATATTGAAGGCAATCGCGGTTCCGACACTTATTATTTCGGCAGGGGTTCGGGCAAGGATGTAATTTTCGATTTTGGCAAGGTATGGAGACCCCAAGACGATATGCCACCTTTCGAATCTGCCGACAATGCTGTGCGTTTCGGTCCCGGCATTACTCCGCGTGATTTGGAAATTACCCGTATCGAAGGTTATGATGAATCGCTTATCAAAGGAAAAATCGGCGAAACCAACCAAATTCCCGACCTCAGCGGAGATACTTGGGTTATCCGCATCAAGGGTACCGACGATACTTTAACCATTCTCAACCAGCACAACGGTGACGGAGCCGCGATTAATGAGTTTGTTTTCGACAACTATTGGCTCTCTTCGCGCAGGATGGCTGAAATTATGGAATTGGACACCCGTACCCAAACACGGGAAATATATGAGCGCCAAGGATACATCATGCTCAGGCCGAAAGACGGGGATTTGAGTTCAGATGACTGGATTACGTTTGACGAAGTTTCCAAAGGCCGGCTGATAAAATTACCCACTAATTTCCGCGCAGCACCTGATAACTTAGAGCATGTTCCTCTGCATGAGGCTTTGCACGTCAAAGAGTATTATTCGAAATATATGAATGAATCCAGAATAATATTCATTCCGTATCACGGCACACCCGATGCCTATGTGAAATATCACATCACGCCCGATTCGTATTCGGCATATACCACCAAAGATTATCAGCAGATTTTGAAATTCGACGTTCAAGCCGCTCAGAATATGAAAAATTATACTGTTGTCGAAGAAGGTAACAGCCGTATTGTCATCGGCAATGCCGGAGGCCACTTCCAATATAACGGCGACAGCAAAAATGAGTTGGTTTACGCCTCCGGTAGCAAAAACACGATTCACGGTGGCGATGGCGACGATGTGATTATAGGAGAGCGCGGCAGCAAAAACTTCTTATACGGCGGTGAAGGTAATGACCAACTCAGAGGAGGATATTATGGCACCAATGTGCTTGACGGTGGCTCGGGAGACGACACGCTGGTCGGCAGCGAGTACCTGGATACTTTCCTATTCGGCAGAGGAAGCGGGCAAGACACCATTGACGGGTATGATCCGCATTATAAAGGCAATGAGGACACCGTCCGTTTCAGTGACGGGCTGAAGCCGCAAGATTTGACGCTGTCAATCAAGCCGAAGGGCGACGGTGGCACCGACTGGGTAATCGGCATCAAAGGCTCTCAAGACACCCTGACTATCCAATGGCAATCCCGTTCGAATGGCGACAAGAACGTCGAATTTTTTGAATTCGATTCGGGCAAATATACGGCAGATCAATTCCAAGCTTTGGTAACCGGCTCGGCGGCTGTCACGCCGCTTACCGGTGCACACCATAGCGAGGAAGCAGACCGCGTATTGCCGTGGGATACGCTGGGCAGCGACACCGTGCGCGAGGGCGCCGTGAAGGATGTTTTAGCCAAAGTCAATCAAAATGCCCTCGCCTCATTGTTGCGGCTCAACAAAGGTTTTGCGAATCTCGAAGGCTTGCTGGAAAACAACAGCCGTTTTGAAGAAGCGCTCAACAAATTGGCCGATACCCGCAGCTTTGATCTCAAGCCGCTGTTTGCCGATACCGCCGACCACGCACCGGCTTATTCGGGCAACCATGCTGCGATGAACATGCCGGAAGAAACAGCCGGCAATGTAAGCATCATCTAACTACCGCTTGGCCGTATCAACAAAGCCCGAGGCCGTCTGAAAATATTTTCAGACGGCCTCCAATGCTTCAATCTGCCCTTTACTGCTTTTGAGCCAACTGGTCGAACAATCCGCCGTCGGCAAAATATTTTTTCATGATTTCATCCCAAGAGCCGAACACTTGGTTGGGGCTGAAGGTTTCCATTTCGGGAAATTCCGACTTGTGTTTTGCCAGCACTTCGGGATTGCGCGGGCGCAGATAGAGCTTGGCGGCCAATGCTTGCGCCGGTTCGCTCCACAAATATTTCAAATACTCTTCGGCAGCCGCCTGCGAGCCTTTTTTCTCTGCCACGCTGTCCACCACGGCAACGGGGCTTTCCGACAGGATGGTGTAGCTCGGATACACGATTTCAAATTGGTCGGGCGCAAGGTTGCGGCTGACGTGGTTGGCTTCGTTTTCAAAAGTAACCAACACATCGCCGATATTGCGCTGGGTAAATGTGGTGGTGGCCGCACGGCCGCCGTTTTCAAAAACAGGGGTGTTTTTAAGCAGCTTGGCGGTAAACTCTTTGGCTTTGGCTTCATCGCCATTGTTCGCTTTCAAGGCGTAGCCGAACGCGCCGAGAAAAGCATAACGGCCGTTGCCGGTGGTTTTGGGGTTGGCCAGCACGATTTGCAGGTTGTCTTTGGCTAAGTCCGACCAATCGCGAATCTGCTTGGGGTTGCCTTTACGCACCAGAAAAACGGTGGTTCCGGTAAAGGGCACGGCATTATCGGGCAAACGGGTGCGCCAGTCGGATTTCACCAAGCCTTTTTTCTCCAAGAGTTCGATGTCGGAAGTTTGGTTCATGGTTGCCACGTCGGCCTGCAAACCGTTGGCCACGGCCAAAGCCTGTTTGCTGGAACCGCCGTGCGACTGCTGCACGCTGATGTCTGCCCCCGGGTGTTTGGCTTTGTATTCTTGAATAAACAACGGATTGTATTCTTTATAAAAATCACGGGCCACATCGTAAGATACGTTCAAAAGCTTGATACTGCCTGCATCGGCTGCTGCTGCGCTTTCCGACGATGCGGTGGCGGCAGCGGTTTTTTCTTCGGTTTTCGGCGAGCAGGCAGACAATGCCAAAACTGCGCCGAACAATGCGGCAAAAGAAAGAGTGCGGTTTGCGGTCATGATTGGTTCCTGATTGATCATAAAGAATAAACCTACTCTACACAGGCCGTCTGAAAAAGTGAAAGAATGCTTGGTTTTATCCACATACGGTTTGGTTATATAGCCTGCCGGCACACGCATATAGTCAATCCGTGCGTTTGCATAGCGCATCACGTTACAATACAGGCTGATATCTCTGCCGGACTCACAAAAGCGGATGCCGTTCAAGGCATCAAGCTGCGTGCCGCACGCAACCGCCCCTCCCGGCAACGGCACAAGCCGTCGATTTTTTACATCAAACGGTATAGCGTTATGAATGATTTGATCGTATTCAACAAACCCTACGGCGTGATCTGCCAGTTTTCGGCACACGAAAAGCACCCAAGCCTGAAAGACTACATCAACGCCCCCGGTTTTTATCCTGCGGGTCGGCTGGATACCGACAGCGAAGGCTTATTGCTGCTCACCAACAACGGCCGTCTGCAGGCGCAAATAGCCGAACCGAAACACGGAAAGCAGAAAACTTATTGGGCGCAAGTGGAAGGCAGCCCCGACGAAGCAAAATTAAACCTGTTGCGCAACGGCGTGGACTTAGGTGACTTCGTTACCCTCCCCGCGCAAGTGCGCGTGTTGGACGCCGGCGAAACCGACCGCTTGTGGCCGCGCATCCCGCCCATCAGAGAACGCAAAACCGTGCCCGATTTTTGGCTGGAAATCACCATCAGCGAAGGCAAAAACCGCCAAGTGCGCAGAATGACGGCCAAAGCAGGCTATCCCTGCCTGCGTTTGGTGCGGATTGCAGTAGGCCGTCTGAACATATTCGATTTGGGCTTGGAAACCGGCCAATGGCGTTTCAGCTCCACCAAACCTTAAGCTGCCGCAGTATTCGGTATCGCAAATAAAAGACCTTTCAAATAAAAAACCTTCGGATGTGGATTCAGCTCGAGGGGTAACAGCACCAATACATGATATATAGTCAAAAAGCGCCGCAGACGGGGTTTTGCCAAGGTATCAGGCCGTCTGAAAATACCCCTGCAACACGCCGGCGGCCTGCTTCAACAAACCGTAGGCAAGATAAAACATCATTGCCGCAATCAGGCCGTCGAGTATCTGCCACACACGCTCGCGCCGGAATAACGGCAGCAACAGCCTCGCCCCGTAACCCAATCCCACAAACCACAGCGCCGATACCGTTAGCGCACCGCTTAAAAACCACACCTTATCTTGATGGCTCAAAGCCGCCGCACTACCGCCGATCAAAACCACGGTATCAATGTAAACATGCGGATTCAGCAACGTGAGGGCAAGGGTGGTGGCAGCAATTTTCACGGCGGATACATGGTCTTTGCGGTCGGCGCTTACCGACAAATGCCCGCCGCCCCGCCAAGCGCGTTTGGCATTCATCGCACCGTAACACACCAAAAACACCCCGCCCGCCACCGCCAGCCATGCCGCTGCCAACGGGCTGTCGGACAACAGCGCGGAAATACCGAACACCCCTCCGGCCATCAATACGACATCGCACAACCAACACAACGCCACCACCACACCGATATGCTGTTTCAACAACCCCTGCCTCAACACAAACGCATTCTGCGCGCCGATGGCAACAATCAGGCCGCCTGTAATCATCAAACCGTTAAAAAAAGCATTCATCATCCGAACCTATTGGTTTATATATTCAACTTAATTTAATAACATCTCCACAAAGGCGGATATATCATCCGCCTCTCCCGCGAAACAAGGTATTTTTATTTTTAGCCAACCTGCACAGTCCGCTCATGTCAGTGTTTTAACCGATAAAAATACAGATTGAAACTTTTGCAATTATCGTGCCATTGATCGGATTTTGCCATCAAACAGCTTTTCAGACGGCCTCTTCAAACCCCAAAACCTTTTCCCAAACGCGCTCCGTTATTGCAAACGGCAGCCGCCGGTTGTTGCCTTTTTACCCCACCATAAACCCGACTTCACACACCAGCCGTCGCTGCAATCTACCGCCTGTTTAATCTTTCAAATTATGCATGCTAACACTCTGTTTATCCGCATTAAATAAACAGGCAGCACAGGCAAACAATAAAACCATGCAAAACAAAACACTAAAGCAAAACCATCACCATATCTTCTTGCTTCGATAATTTTTATTTATGTCAATTTTGAATGATTATTTCATAATTAATGAATTTTAATAAATAAAAATCAAATTAATCATAAAGTTAAATAAATCAACCCCCGAATTGTAAAGCAATGTATTGCAATAGC comes from the Neisseria dumasiana genome and includes:
- a CDS encoding LysE/ArgO family amino acid transporter, with the protein product MMNAFFNGLMITGGLIVAIGAQNAFVLRQGLLKQHIGVVVALCWLCDVVLMAGGVFGISALLSDSPLAAAWLAVAGGVFLVCYGAMNAKRAWRGGGHLSVSADRKDHVSAVKIAATTLALTLLNPHVYIDTVVLIGGSAAALSHQDKVWFLSGALTVSALWFVGLGYGARLLLPLFRRERVWQILDGLIAAMMFYLAYGLLKQAAGVLQGYFQTA
- a CDS encoding pseudouridine synthase, translating into MNDLIVFNKPYGVICQFSAHEKHPSLKDYINAPGFYPAGRLDTDSEGLLLLTNNGRLQAQIAEPKHGKQKTYWAQVEGSPDEAKLNLLRNGVDLGDFVTLPAQVRVLDAGETDRLWPRIPPIRERKTVPDFWLEITISEGKNRQVRRMTAKAGYPCLRLVRIAVGRLNIFDLGLETGQWRFSSTKP
- a CDS encoding 3'-5' exonuclease, whose protein sequence is MTPILAFDIETVPDVKGIRTLYDMPADVPDTDVVMFAQQKRRAQTGSDFMQHHLHQVVAISCCMRWGQDKIHVGTIGEVSDDEETMIAKFFDLIETHTPQLVSWNGGGFDLPVLHYRALIHGIPAARYWDTGEGDFGDSRDFKWNNYISRYHNRHCDLMDLLALYQPRASVPLDDMAKLCGFPGKLGMDGSKVWEAYHSGRLKDIRDYCETDAANTYLMYLRFRMMSGALDADEYEMEIKRLHNYLKSQAAEKAHWSEFCAAWK
- a CDS encoding calcium-binding protein, coding for MSDPKTFTGTPGNDIYYVNHIDDKIIEQPNGGRDRVYSSVSYSLPNNVEDLFLSGNAHLHGSGNDSDNLINGNIGNNRLNGNGGDDVLYGNSGNDTLFGGKGNDTLFGGAHDDTVNGDEGNDTLYGGSGRDTLHGGAGNDELYGGAHSDTYVFRAGDGHDTIRDLEGTDLVRFGPGIKPEQLVIEAVTKGEGTTDWVIKVDQNSSLTIPSQYFDDNTKLAIDYFVFDSRTLSAKDLANLAGVEPPFPDKNKGLTIKGDDGDNRLAGSDLNDQIYGLGGQDTLIGNAGDDYLDGGTGADSLTGDLGNDTLHGGDGNDTLSGGLGNDMLYGDTGDDTYLIDLTEQGKDTIVDSFGINTVKFTHIENSSDFDDFDVHVVANQSGDVDWVISSYSTGHSITIKNQINSSGKPAVDKFILGQGDKTVTYTHEEFINRTGFTQKGTDGDDVILGSEGNDYFNGGAGNDHIEGNRGSDTYYFGRGSGKDVIFDFGKVWRPQDDMPPFESADNAVRFGPGITPRDLEITRIEGYDESLIKGKIGETNQIPDLSGDTWVIRIKGTDDTLTILNQHNGDGAAINEFVFDNYWLSSRRMAEIMELDTRTQTREIYERQGYIMLRPKDGDLSSDDWITFDEVSKGRLIKLPTNFRAAPDNLEHVPLHEALHVKEYYSKYMNESRIIFIPYHGTPDAYVKYHITPDSYSAYTTKDYQQILKFDVQAAQNMKNYTVVEEGNSRIVIGNAGGHFQYNGDSKNELVYASGSKNTIHGGDGDDVIIGERGSKNFLYGGEGNDQLRGGYYGTNVLDGGSGDDTLVGSEYLDTFLFGRGSGQDTIDGYDPHYKGNEDTVRFSDGLKPQDLTLSIKPKGDGGTDWVIGIKGSQDTLTIQWQSRSNGDKNVEFFEFDSGKYTADQFQALVTGSAAVTPLTGAHHSEEADRVLPWDTLGSDTVREGAVKDVLAKVNQNALASLLRLNKGFANLEGLLENNSRFEEALNKLADTRSFDLKPLFADTADHAPAYSGNHAAMNMPEETAGNVSII
- a CDS encoding sulfate ABC transporter substrate-binding protein; its protein translation is MTANRTLSFAALFGAVLALSACSPKTEEKTAAATASSESAAAADAGSIKLLNVSYDVARDFYKEYNPLFIQEYKAKHPGADISVQQSHGGSSKQALAVANGLQADVATMNQTSDIELLEKKGLVKSDWRTRLPDNAVPFTGTTVFLVRKGNPKQIRDWSDLAKDNLQIVLANPKTTGNGRYAFLGAFGYALKANNGDEAKAKEFTAKLLKNTPVFENGGRAATTTFTQRNIGDVLVTFENEANHVSRNLAPDQFEIVYPSYTILSESPVAVVDSVAEKKGSQAAAEEYLKYLWSEPAQALAAKLYLRPRNPEVLAKHKSEFPEMETFSPNQVFGSWDEIMKKYFADGGLFDQLAQKQ
- a CDS encoding DsbC family protein; the protein is MKQKLIYMMLPFMLPLAACGQTPSNKAEHAQPASENAASAITANLEKAYASQKLKVQSVNKTPINGLYEVVVSGNQIIYTDDKAKYILQGSLLDVEKRRDLTEERMADLSTVDFASLPLDKAIKEVRGKGTLKVAVFSDPDCPFCKRLEREFTKMNDITIYSFMMPLASLHPDAARKAEQIWCQPNRTAAWTAWMREGKMPPQVKVCDNPVEETTSLGEQLGFHGTPAIVFPNGKTQSGYSPMPQLEQIIKQNQ